The following is a genomic window from Calliphora vicina chromosome 5, idCalVici1.1, whole genome shotgun sequence.
TATTATTTCTTATCCTACACCATTATTGATCCACCGCCATGTTTGAAACAGTTGGTAATTGATATTgaggagaatatttttgttttggtggACTGAGTACGTAGTTTTTTCCATTTGagccaaataaattaaattagctTTCGTCGCTCCACAACACTTTGGCCCACTGCTTCTTTGACCAATAAATATACCGTTTCGCAAAGTCCAGGAGTTTCTTATTATTGACTTTATTTATGAATGGTTTCTTTCTTGGCGGGCGAATTCAGTTTTaacagttttaacaaatttaattcaacTTTAACGCTACGTCTAGCAGTGctgtaaagtttttaataaatcaaagGAAAATGAAGCTGTACAGGTACCTTTATAACAGAAGTCAAACTTGAGTCTGAATacatttactttcaaattataaaatttaattgcgaataattaacaaaaatctcAAAACCCACAAATTATTGACTCCGCATCAATTATTGGGCTAAAACAAAACGGTCAtagctaaaaatatttggtgcaattttattcaacaaattGACCACCtaaaattttagaagaaaactaaattgtataatttgaaagtaaatttttaattaggcttaagttcattatAATTAATCTGgaataatttaaagaatattaatttttagacaattggcaaattgaaatgcattttctaccATGCCAAGGGCGACAtcaacaataaattattttcaataatttttattatattaaggctattcatttcaaaaaaatggaaaattacattctgatttttttacatttttacacaacaaaaacttgaaaaaattccacaaaaaaatacattttttttgatttttttcttgtttttgttttttaaaagtgtaaaagaATCAGACtgttattttccatttttttttaaatgaataccctcattgttttagtttttacattttactataatgttttattttttatataattattttaaatgcgttttattattaattaaaagcaCACAAACTAAtcgtttaatgtttttttaaaaaaaaaaaaaattgttaatggtCAGTACAGTATTTGTAATAAAAGATACCACAATATATTTGGTTCGCTGGTAAAATAGTAATTcaaagaaaacaataataataataattataaacatcTATAAAAACAACTTATCTTTATTGCAAAAATGTTATTCCATTAGTTTAACCTTCAAATAAATAGTGTGTCGTACATGTAAAACAACAAAGAactacaaatacatatttatttgtttaaggaaAACGAAGTAACAAATAAATATCTTGAATGCATTAGGCGAATAAATCTTTTTAAGACTGCACTTAATCTCTTTATACAATtgtattattacatattttgtttttaatttatagtttgtttttatttttgttgttggagtttaatttttcgttatttttgctGATTAAAAGAAAAGATAGAAATAAAtacagtttttgtgtaaaattctcTTATCAGTTGACTTTCTGAGAGATTTTCACACATTTGtgtagttttgcaaaaaataataaaaataacaacaacaaaaaggaaCATTTGCACTGATCATAaaatgattttgaatttaattgtttaactaattattttataattttttataaacttttaaacTACAGTAGAAACTCGAAAATAGTGGGAGACGAAACTTGGAATTGTGGAACATTGAGAacaaagttctgaaatatataTCTACAGTTCGAATAATatgattttgtatttaaatcaaaaacttcCTAATGCTAAGTTCTAAACATAGGTTTatatgattaatttttaaacaaaaaattcattaaaaattgcgacttgtaatttgtaatttgtatatTATGCGTCTAACTATTACTGGACTAATAAatagtaaatatatgtatgtctaAATAAACTCTAATGTCTTGTTATTTTAAGAGATTatgttaacaattttataataatatcatTATCAATATCTGTAattacaaatatacatacatacatatattgtttttccttttttcagTTTCTGCTAAAGATGCATTCAGTTTTGTAGATGAGATGCGACAAGCTGCTCAACAGGCACAGAATATCAGCAATTTTATTTATGAGCCAACATCTGGTCTATATTACGACCAGAAATCTGGTTACTATTACAATGCGGTATTTAAAGCCCTTCTATAGTTAACCAATTTAACCACATCTCATTCActtatataatattaaatgtatttttttggtaatttaggAGTATGGCCTCTATTATGATGGCAATAATGGATGTTATTATAGttataatcaagaaaaggactgCTACGAATTTCACTCACAAGTACAAGTACAACCGACAGCCCCGGCGAAAAAGGTATGGTTTCAAATCAGAATGCAGCGAATAATATTTAGATTCTTATGCGACTAAACTTATGCGTGTTTAAGTGAAACTGTGAACGCAGTTATTTGGAATATTCTCGAAACaagtaaaatctaaaaataattcGCCAGCCTTGTTGTCTTCATTAATCACATTTTCTGTTAATAAAATCCATTATAATATCTTCTATTAACACTGTTTTTGCcatgatattttattttaacacaaatcccaaatgtaatttatttgaattgtcTTGTTACTCGTTGATTTGACTTTGTTTCAGGATTCCAACGATGATGGCAGCTTGTTTGAGAATTATGTAAATGATTCACTTTTAAAGCGTTTTTCAAAACTTAATATAGACCGAATGCGTAAAAATGCATTAGGTAAGAGTTAAAGACCAGAATGTACGATGAAAACGCGGATTTCTTTTCTACTGTTGCAGGGGGACGATAATGACGATggtgatggtgatgatgatgttgacgaAGTTGTTTTCGATGAATTTGGTGTTGTCACTGACCGTACAAAACTGAAGAGGCTGCGCGAAGAAAAAGTCAAACAAAAACAGGAAAAGGAgcgtaaatttaaaaagagatcATCGAAGGATAAGGATAAAGACAAGGAACGCAAGCACAAGAAATCAtcacataaaaaacataaacgtTCCAAAAAACATACTGCATCTAGTGACGGCGATTCCGGCAGTGAGGACGCTCATAAAGAGAAACGTAAATCTCGAGTGGACTTTGAAGATGGCGAACTTCCTACCTCAAGTTCAAGTAGTAGTAGTGATAGTGAAAGTGATTCCGAGGATGAAAAAAGTAAAGTGCCCATATTTAAAAGTAGTGGAAGATTCCAAGGTAatatatacttacatatatcTAATACACTTAATCTAATTCGTAAGGAAAAGAAATTCGCGTTAGATAAGAAGTTAGTAcagtatttatattaaaaattttgctttcaTACTTTTTAGATATTGCCAAAAAATATCCCCCCTCCCTACGACTCGTTGTGCAAGAGACTAATTTGGATGACCTGAAAGTGGGAAATCTTAGTTTGATTACTTTTAAGGGTGGAAGTTTAGGACGTGAAGGAAATCATGATGTCATAATACCAGATGTTAATGTTTCAAAGGTATATAATAGTCTAATAATGATTTTGCGTTTGTTAACTCCATATTTacttactcaatttttttttaattaattcatttagtttcatttaaaatttacctATGACACCAAACAGTCGATATATAAATGTGTCGATTTGGGTTCTCGCAATGGTACCATTCTAAATGGTACTCGTATGTCGGTATCTAAAACAGAAAGCGAATCGTATGACTTGGTACATGGCAGTGTCATACAAATTGCTCAAACTAAACTCCTATGTCACATACACGAAGGCAATAGTACTTGTGGTTTGTGTGAACCGGGTCTCTTAATAGAACCCCAACAACGCGAGGTTTCATCTGGATCGGCAGTTGTACTTTCTCACAAAGAACAGTTAAAGAAAATCCAAAAGAAATACGGCTTGGAAAATGAAAGTAAGTcaacttatttaaatatttcagttaCAGTTTACAAGTTATCTTTCATGTTATCACAGAGTTtgttgattcaaaacaaaacaatgcgGCTGGTGGTAATGGTGGAGCTGGAGGTAGTGGAGCATGTAGCAGTAAGAATAGTAAAAGCAGCTACCAAGATCGTGCTGCTAGCAGACGCTTGAAAGTTGGCAGTAGTACAGATAAAGAGAAAACACAAACTGCTTCTGTTGATACGtaagattattttattttctaagcaTTTTATCTTTAAGCAATTCACTTACGTCTGCTTTTTATTACTCAGTGCAATTTCAAGTGACAACAAAGGTTTTAGAATGCTTTCCAAATTGGGATGGAACAAAGGTGAAGCTTTGGGTAAAACTCAAGAGAGCGGAGGTCTCTTAGAACCGGTATGTCTAAATTAAgcttaaaataacttttatagtattatatatttgcttgtgtttcttttttttctcttaagattAATGTTGAATCGAATTCTGGCCTCAAGGGACTAGGCTGCGATGATCCTACTGCCGGTATAGCTTTAACTGTGTCAGACAAAAAGAAATTAGAGTTAATGAAAAAGACCAAGGAGCGCTATcaaaaggcagacatttttagtaatatttaTGATAGCAATTAAACGTGAAtgtttatatattcaaatatatgtatgtatttacatacatacatctatgtatgtacgtttttatttgtatccagtGTACAACCGATTTGTTTGTTACTTacaatataaagaaattaatttttattctcaataaatattaaatatcgtAAAAACTTTGCAGGATTTTTTGAACAAAtggattttgtaaaatttattatcgttatcaaatttggcaaaacaaagtGAAGAAATGACAGACagattttgcttcaaaaatatgGCCGTTATCAACAGTCAAAGtttggaagtccctattggaagaccctttacaaCAATGATAACGATAAATGAACATACAACACTTATACAGAAACACAAaagtatatcaaaaaaaaacggtttattTCGCATATTTAGAAGAAATGTCGAATTACTTCTTCTAAAATATActaataaattatacatataatttatctgaaatataatttggtctttatgttccattctgagggtactatattttaaatctctataaataaaaatcaaatgtcattagttggtaattgcatcagttgagaacggctcgaccgatttagacaattttttttaaaaaatgttggtcatagtccaacttaggtttttacgtaATGAAAAATTACGTGGTttcacttttttcgatttatctaaaatcggaaaacggctacaccgatttggctaattttttgtttaaatgttcgtagttatccaatttatgtttttactgaagtaaaaattgaccacgcctacttttacgcccacttttttcgatttatctaaaatcgaaaGTGAAATTGTTCATGTTAGCGATTGTCGAATTtcatgagaaaaatataaaattttacaatataaacctgcGTTTTACACGCTTGAACGTgaaattcttttattattaactgctttattaaaatatgaaattaaaattattaattaaaattcgaaaacgaGATTACGAAAAAATATCAATGGAAATAAAATTACTCATTCgttgtcatacaaaaaaatgaatttagaggatgcaaacacattttttatataaggggATTCCCCAAACGTTTaatccaataagcgtttaattaagaaaaggagctcgatctctgatcactcatatttctggccataaatcaattttttatataaaaacccacaATAAGtatatttgctaataacttggccaatatgcgtttaattaggaaaaggagctcgatctttttatataaaaactcacatatctaaattcgctaataacttggccaataagcgtttaatcaagaaaagcagctcgatctgtgatcactcatatttctggccataaattgatttttttatattaaactcacaataaataaatttgctaataacttggccaataagcgtttaatcatgaaaaagagctcgatctgtgatcactcatattactgaacagaaatctattttttatataaaaattcaaaatatctaaattcgctaataacttggccaataagcgcttaatcaagaaaaagagctcgatctgtgatcatattTCAGGCCAAAAAtcagagctcgatctgtgatcactcatatatttgaacaaaaatcgatttattatataaaaactcaaaatatctaaattcgctaataacttggccaataagcgtttaatcaaaaaagcATCTCCATCTGTGATCTTGGCcgataagcgtttaatcatgaaaaagagctcgatctgtgatcaatcttatttcagaccaaaatcggttacttatataaaaactcaaaatatgtacattgtaaatttgtttgacgttgcacagtggtttaacaactttttttggaaataattcggtatcttgggaactattggagatattgttacgaaatttcacatggtttgagctgaggtgttttcgtttgttcagcttcctagcgctaatgggggcaagtacgtagcccctcaagGTTGGTCACCTCggtttcaaattttttataaaaatcgccaaaaatccatttatgatccgaatgagctgaaattttgaataatagtccttgagaagatctacaaaaaatacgcttacaagtgtaggttatctctattagttgaaaagatattcaggtttattgatttatttttttttttaattttgctcgatctttttatgaaaagaaaagaaaaacttggctcacttaaacGGACCACCCCCTAGTAcaatccaaacttggccaatttaaaaaaaaatcggtttgagtaaaaaattctaaaaaggcaaagcaccgatccacgaaaaagctctatatttgtataaccccatatgttttttaaatacgtactgagtatttttactcattttatttacatggtaaataacgtcacaaattttttaggaatttcagtatttgaaaataaaaaatttcaaaaattctaatgccattgatttaaggacattttagtctatattggtttcaaattttgttatgttatcTTTAACCCTTTCGTTGCGTTGACGCAATTGGATATATTTTTACAGTTAATAACGTTATCAAAAGAGTTTTTTCTAGATTGTATATATATGTGATTTAAACATCTAATTTTTCattggtttttgttaaattaagttattttcatAAGTCCGTTAGCGTTCTATAAGTATGTGTTAGACATAGTAATACTCGgtgcttttttaaaatgataattacattattttaaactaaaaaaaaaacgtgtaaGTATTAATTGAGTATTAGTTTAGATATTTGTCtattaattacattaattttttaaaatttatttttgagatATATGTCCTTTAAGAAAATTCGCCCAATATATTTGACCTTACCTGGCAGGCATGTGTGACGATTTACCTGTAATTTGACTTCATATTCTTAATTAGCAGCCTCAAATTAGCTTACACtgaaattttcagttttctatCTCAACTAATTCAATTTAATGTCTAACTAATtcaatttaattgttaaaattttacattaattcaaattttatatttttattcgtggaaaatcaccatatgatttttttttagtttttaaggtaaatgaagtcccaaaattttataaaattatttaattttactaaaatatcaatcctcaagtcatagtgttttcaacaatatcaaatacttacatatattaaaagcctttatttactcctcaaaagttccatatatattttattaaaattcttaataaatgcgaaattaaccctcggctctcttttgttatgtgtTATTTCTAACTTTCTGGTTGTATTTTCCGTTTTGGATTATTCAGGagcttatagtaaaatttcacggataatatatttaattaacattttaaccccttaaatccctgttttaatggggtttgttgctcttttttaaaagaaggacaaaaaagacccatgccttgaggatttagagggttaacatattctacaaaaatattccccGTAACATTtaacataactttgctgaacacattttatacctaaaatgtaaggatcacatggtttcttatgacgattaacaataagaatgtgccagagttggggaAATTTAAACcccccccccctcaaatgaaattcagatgtaaactttcaaaacgccgatacacgtgtaatttttttgccttctctatcaaaatttattggtcggaccttgtaattttggaaaaaaaatttattttgttgtgtagTGTTATTATTtccaattcttatttttaaaaattgatgatAACTATTATGGGTATCAAATAAAAGTATTTCTCAAGCATAACTATACTATTCGATagatatattattaattatttttaatagttatgAATAAGATATAACATAACTGTTATAtctcattttatataataaagtttagtcatacaatttttttaataaattatgttttattgcAGTTTAGagatttaaattgaaacaaaacataaaaacattgctctatttaaaaagaaataacacttgtttactttaaaattattgttaaaatctATAATAAAAAGGGAACACCAAAATTACAACTGCTATCGCAACGAAATATGATATCAATGTTTTATGCACTtgaaaatttcttatacataaatattaaaatactttatattGTCCAGTTACTttagttttattgtaaattaattcGAGGTATAACCACTTAAAATTAagaatcaaattcaaaattaagaaTCAATGAATACAAATCAGCTTATACACCTTATGTATccacattagagtgctccaagattgtatggacgaaaaaaaatttctaggtacaggccgtaccctcctctagaatggttctatgtattgtagaaactcgttgtgtaaaatattaggatgatatgataacgttaactggtgccgcatcgacgctgaagttttgaggtgcatttacaagggggaaaatgcaattttttcagattttgtaaaaattgtggcattaaataattgcttttgcaatttaatttaaaagaatcgaaatgtacacgtaattgtcgttctaataagatataaaagacaaaaattggataaaaaattttaaagttattaaaaaatcgccaggcccttaacgtgtttcaggccactagaacaagaaatgtagaaacaaaattaacatattttgataaatattataataaaagtacatttttacttaaaatatatccatatttacttgtatatgagtttttgtcttcgttggataccgttaacctattcgcaggtatgaccaaacaaatttaatttttttaaaggcagtttcaaaactccaatttcaaatttttaaaaattttgttaaacaaatttcaaaattttttgatcaatacattgggatttattgagaacataatagggaatataaatatgaaaaaagtatgaaaatacctcatatagtttttccgtacctgcgatttaaattttgagattttaaagGAAGTTaaaggtatcctacgaagacaaaaactcatatacaagtaaatatggatatattttaagtaaaaatgtacttttattataatatttatcaaaatatgttaattttgtttctacatttcttgttctagtggcctgaaacacgttaatggcctggcgattttttaataacttaacacttttttaaccaatttttgtcttttatatcttattagaacgacaattacgtgtacatttcgattattttaaattaaattgcaaaaataattatttaatgccaaaatttttacaaaaactgaaaaaattgcatttttccccttgtaaatgcacctcaaaacttcagcgtcgttgcggcaccagttaacgttatcatatcatcctaatatttttcacaacgagtttttacaatacatagaaccattctagaggggggggggacggtcaaaattcgcaatttgatttttttggagcactctaatccACATGCAAAAtcagcaaaaataaaacaattaatatcaagaaaatattcaaaataattattatcgtaaataaaaataataaaaatcttagTAATAGTTATctgtaatagaaataaatatttattgatgatAATAGTTATGAGccaatgtaaaaatttttggataattggatataataattatgtttaataaatatttattttcattatacataataattaaaaccaatttttataaaatatttcttaaaatggttaattttttgttataaaaaaagtataacaaatttttgcGTAAAATCAAAAACCATTTTTAACAGACATCAATGCACAATATTCTAAAATTAGTCACATTGAAATATTGCCTCTGGTTTCGCTGAAAATTGGCGTTCGAATGGTTGGCCGCGAAATTGACTTCTGTATTTGTCCCGTGCGAATGCCTCGGTTTTTTGCAATTatcttgaaaataaaaacttgcacaaaattaaaCTTAGCACCAATTATAGGGCTAATTAAGAGCTATAAATTAAGCATTTTGTCCAgctaaaaattctatttattttgggatgggtcttatttttttcattagtagctaaaactaactactgcaatatttaagtgcaatcggataactagaacacgtgccggaaatcgattgaaagttgtaaaattgggtaaataatggtacttttttatatcttaaaaaaattccatatttaaatactattttttaaacatttgcaataaacctaagcttctagacaaaattatctttctaacaagaacattgagttaaaaataattttatttaagttattaGCATTTTCCTACATCAtatattcaagaaaaacaacatttttgtattatttactcaCTGTTTTGCATGCAAAAGTTATGTAAACAACTATGTCAACAATAGAAATGCGAGTAAAATATGAGTAAACTAGCACTTTTTGCTTAATATTTGGTCAGATAAAACTCGTATAACTTTGTTATTcttcatttgaaataaattttagctgctaatgaagaaaataatacccatccaaagcaaatctatttttgagggcatgtctaatgtacatacatatgtataaacataAATGAAATCATTACTTACCTTCTTCACCATATGTTTGTGTTCGATACACTGGATGAATTGATGAGTTAGTTGTTTCTGCAAAAGTGtaacttaatttttaagttcaacATTTGTCAGctctttttagaaattataaaatttgcgTTATTGTTGCACATTTGTGTTTTTATTGATAATATCTGTATAGTTGCCTTAGATCgcaatttcctaaaataaattactttcattcaaattctatttaatttggTTCTGGGATTAATCAGTTATTCAAACGTTGACAAGTATTAAATTCATGAACAATTTTGATCAAAGATtgtgattttcaaaaataaatccaCAGATAAAATACAGATTCGTCAAAACTAGGGTATTTAATTAATCggatttctggtttaatcgagcaaataattaatcggggtatagatttaatcggttaataatcggttaattttaaattattcgattaaccgaataatttctatttagatTTAAAACTGATAATAAAACTATGGATTTTGTGttcttatttaagtattttattaataaaatgaacaaaaacatagaaaacaagtaaaagagctatattcggctgtgccgaatcttattaatt
Proteins encoded in this region:
- the LOC135959946 gene encoding angiogenic factor with G patch and FHA domains 1; its protein translation is MSSSETENNDKDEKKSSRSMKLVIKNQQEVKEMQTESLYKYIDNLHALLKKQDKKLKKYKNKINKLTKEIDKLKDTSNNEHLSPGLQKESAGADGKSKGSETVDTDKKNESKEDESISAKDAFSFVDEMRQAAQQAQNISNFIYEPTSGLYYDQKSGYYYNAEYGLYYDGNNGCYYSYNQEKDCYEFHSQVQVQPTAPAKKGDDNDDGDGDDDVDEVVFDEFGVVTDRTKLKRLREEKVKQKQEKERKFKKRSSKDKDKDKERKHKKSSHKKHKRSKKHTASSDGDSGSEDAHKEKRKSRVDFEDGELPTSSSSSSSDSESDSEDEKSKVPIFKSSGRFQDIAKKYPPSLRLVVQETNLDDLKVGNLSLITFKGGSLGREGNHDVIIPDVNVSKFHLKFTYDTKQSIYKCVDLGSRNGTILNGTRMSVSKTESESYDLVHGSVIQIAQTKLLCHIHEGNSTCGLCEPGLLIEPQQREVSSGSAVVLSHKEQLKKIQKKYGLENEKFVDSKQNNAAGGNGGAGGSGACSSKNSKSSYQDRAASRRLKVGSSTDKEKTQTASVDTAISSDNKGFRMLSKLGWNKGEALGKTQESGGLLEPINVESNSGLKGLGCDDPTAGIALTVSDKKKLELMKKTKERYQKADIFSNIYDSN